Proteins found in one Paenibacillus dendritiformis genomic segment:
- a CDS encoding NAD(P)/FAD-dependent oxidoreductase, translating into MTYDCAIIGGGPAGLNAALVLGRARRRVALLDSNRPRNAVTHASHGFITRDGITPSEFRRIAYEEVLRYPFVEHFPTEVAALNRIESGFEVLDSSGLRLPARKVILATGVKEVFPEIEGFYPLYGKSLLNCPYCDGWELQDQPLVLVSESPSVFHTAKLLLNWSKDLVVCTNGKAPLTEEQIDRLHTLGIAVMEQPVAAFVGQDGQLDHVRFADGTQVPRAGGFVMPQFVQSTPIGEQLGCARTESGGIQTDQRGRTSIPGLYAAGDASRFSPSQVVFAAADGSRIAMSVNLDLTEEDYG; encoded by the coding sequence ATGACTTACGATTGCGCCATTATTGGCGGTGGCCCCGCCGGCTTGAATGCAGCCCTCGTTCTTGGCAGGGCGAGGAGAAGGGTTGCATTGCTCGACAGCAACCGCCCCAGAAATGCGGTCACGCATGCGTCACACGGCTTTATTACGAGAGACGGTATAACTCCGTCCGAATTCCGCCGGATTGCATATGAGGAGGTGCTGCGTTATCCGTTTGTCGAACATTTCCCAACCGAGGTTGCAGCACTGAACCGGATTGAATCCGGATTTGAAGTGCTTGATTCGTCAGGCCTTCGCCTTCCGGCGCGCAAAGTGATCCTGGCGACGGGCGTAAAGGAGGTGTTTCCGGAGATCGAAGGCTTTTATCCGCTGTACGGCAAAAGCTTGTTGAATTGCCCTTATTGCGACGGTTGGGAGCTCCAGGATCAACCGCTTGTCCTTGTATCCGAATCTCCAAGCGTGTTTCATACCGCCAAGCTGCTCCTCAATTGGAGCAAGGACCTGGTCGTCTGCACGAACGGTAAGGCTCCGTTGACGGAAGAGCAAATAGATCGGCTGCACACACTGGGTATCGCCGTAATGGAGCAGCCGGTTGCGGCTTTCGTCGGCCAAGATGGGCAGCTTGATCATGTTCGCTTTGCGGACGGAACTCAGGTTCCGCGGGCCGGCGGCTTCGTGATGCCTCAGTTTGTGCAAAGCACGCCGATCGGTGAACAACTGGGCTGCGCAAGGACGGAATCGGGCGGGATCCAGACGGATCAACGGGGAAGAACCTCGATACCCGGCCTGTATGCCGCAGGGGATGCTTCGCGTTTCTCGCCTTCCCAAGTGGTATTTGCCGCAGCGGATGGCAGTCGAATCGCAATGAGCGTCAATTTGGATTTGACGGAGGAAGATTACGGATAG
- a CDS encoding MFS transporter → MKEPSTPLWTKSFLSLTICSFLLFLNLQMLLSSFPAYVKNEFHAGDVTVSLVTSVFAASAIATRFITAALMRRMKRSVILYIGLAAAAVMTAIYAAADSIGSILLMRVGYGIGFGMGSTIIPTMVSQIIPLPRMGEGIGYFGLSTSLAMSIGPMIGLNVMKQSGFGMLTIIGTVTVALIFPILLLTRSIPPEHRQPRTAGLSRQKQRLNPKLLFPALLNVILSVTYSGLLGFIALFGEAVHLEQVGLFFLFNAVTIIIIRPISGRVFDSRGHAAVLIPAAVCVIASLTILSYTTSIPMLVVSALLYGLGFGAIQPTIQAWMIRLVPKEQYGMANSMFYNATDLGVAAGALLLGAISAATGYAVMYRYSAGFMILFLLVYAMVQAAAMRQRSKADLSA, encoded by the coding sequence ATGAAGGAACCATCAACACCGCTTTGGACGAAATCGTTCCTGTCGTTAACGATTTGTTCGTTTTTATTGTTTTTGAATTTGCAAATGCTGCTGTCTTCCTTTCCCGCGTATGTGAAAAATGAATTCCATGCCGGGGATGTAACCGTCAGCCTGGTCACCAGCGTGTTCGCGGCCTCCGCCATTGCGACCCGCTTCATCACCGCCGCGCTGATGCGGAGGATGAAGCGCAGCGTCATCTTGTACATCGGGCTTGCCGCCGCCGCTGTGATGACTGCCATCTATGCAGCAGCCGATTCGATCGGCTCCATTCTGCTGATGCGGGTCGGATACGGCATCGGGTTCGGCATGGGCAGCACGATTATCCCGACGATGGTCTCCCAGATCATCCCGCTTCCCCGGATGGGCGAAGGTATAGGGTACTTCGGCTTGTCTACCAGCCTTGCGATGTCCATCGGGCCGATGATCGGACTTAATGTCATGAAGCAATCCGGATTCGGCATGCTGACCATTATCGGTACCGTAACCGTGGCGCTCATTTTTCCGATCCTGCTGCTCACCCGCTCGATCCCGCCTGAACACAGGCAGCCCCGAACCGCGGGCTTGTCCCGGCAGAAGCAGCGGCTCAATCCGAAGCTCCTGTTCCCGGCTCTGCTCAATGTCATTCTGTCCGTTACATATAGCGGGCTGCTCGGCTTCATTGCCCTGTTCGGCGAAGCGGTGCATCTGGAGCAGGTCGGGCTGTTCTTCTTGTTCAACGCCGTCACGATCATCATTATCCGGCCGATATCCGGCCGGGTCTTCGATAGCCGAGGCCATGCGGCCGTGCTGATCCCGGCGGCTGTCTGTGTTATCGCCAGCTTGACGATATTGTCGTATACGACCTCGATCCCGATGCTGGTCGTGTCCGCACTGCTGTACGGGCTCGGGTTCGGCGCGATTCAGCCGACGATTCAGGCATGGATGATCCGGCTCGTGCCGAAGGAGCAATACGGCATGGCGAACAGCATGTTCTACAACGCGACCGATCTCGGGGTTGCTGCCGGAGCGCTTCTGCTCGGGGCTATCTCGGCCGCCACAGGCTATGCCGTGATGTACCGGTATTCCGCCGGCTTCATGATCCTGTTCCTGCTTGTATACGCGATGGTGCAGGCGGCCGCAATGAGACAGCGGAGCAAGGCGGATCTGTCGGCGTAA
- a CDS encoding Rrf2 family transcriptional regulator, whose product MRFSKATNYALHTMLMLVEAASVKPIGVQQLAEAQGVSPTYLSKILTRLVKAGMIESVSGVNGGYRLTRNKDDITFLDIIHAIEGTASLFECGFVHGSECLIQAVMKEAEEKMEQHLNNAKLADLAFKQTQV is encoded by the coding sequence ATGAGATTTTCAAAAGCGACGAATTATGCTCTTCACACGATGCTCATGCTCGTGGAAGCTGCTTCGGTGAAGCCGATTGGCGTCCAGCAGTTGGCGGAAGCTCAAGGCGTCTCGCCGACCTATCTTTCCAAAATTTTAACGAGGCTCGTAAAAGCAGGAATGATTGAATCGGTTTCCGGGGTCAATGGAGGCTACCGGCTAACCCGCAATAAAGACGATATTACGTTTTTGGATATCATTCATGCCATCGAGGGGACCGCTTCGTTATTTGAATGCGGCTTTGTCCATGGTTCCGAATGCTTGATTCAAGCGGTCATGAAGGAAGCGGAAGAGAAAATGGAACAGCATCTTAACAATGCGAAATTGGCGGATCTGGCATTCAAGCAAACGCAAGTCTAA
- a CDS encoding SRPBCC family protein encodes METNNKNTVPDIRQTVVLNAPIQKVWDVVSTAEGIASWFMENDFEPKEGHEFHIQSPFGPSPCKVIEIEAPHRLSFAWDTDGWIVTFLLTEMGDKTEFTLIHGGWKAADAIIGKANETSAVIRDRMNQGWDAIVHQRLRQAVEG; translated from the coding sequence ATGGAAACCAACAACAAGAACACAGTTCCCGATATCCGGCAAACCGTGGTGTTGAACGCACCGATTCAAAAGGTGTGGGATGTCGTATCGACGGCGGAGGGCATTGCCTCCTGGTTCATGGAGAATGATTTCGAACCGAAGGAGGGACATGAATTCCATATCCAATCCCCGTTCGGACCTTCCCCGTGCAAAGTCATCGAGATAGAGGCGCCGCACCGGCTGTCCTTCGCGTGGGATACGGACGGCTGGATCGTCACGTTCCTGTTGACAGAGATGGGGGACAAGACCGAGTTCACGTTGATTCACGGCGGGTGGAAGGCAGCGGATGCGATTATCGGGAAGGCGAATGAGACGAGCGCCGTCATTCGCGATCGGATGAATCAGGGCTGGGATGCGATCGTGCATCAACGGCTTCGCCAGGCGGTCGAGGGCTAA
- the trxA gene encoding thioredoxin, whose protein sequence is MTIYHVTDAAFHKELQGTGLTLVNFWAPWCGPCRMFAPILEAYDAIGNNDVKLLKVNVDENAETAAHFGIMGIPATILFKNGEAVDKQVGVMSLEGLKAFVSRHQ, encoded by the coding sequence ATGACGATTTACCATGTTACCGATGCGGCATTTCACAAGGAGCTGCAAGGCACAGGATTGACTCTTGTCAATTTTTGGGCGCCTTGGTGCGGACCTTGCCGGATGTTTGCCCCCATACTTGAAGCGTATGACGCAATAGGGAACAACGATGTGAAGCTGCTCAAAGTCAATGTTGACGAAAATGCGGAGACCGCCGCTCACTTCGGGATTATGGGCATTCCGGCTACGATTCTGTTCAAAAATGGCGAAGCGGTCGACAAACAAGTCGGAGTCATGTCCCTGGAAGGACTAAAGGCGTTCGTATCAAGACATCAGTAA
- a CDS encoding AzlD domain-containing protein — MEVRWSFLLMLAGAALVTLIPRVLPLIVLSKKPLPEWGQNWLSHIPIAVMSALLAQELFVGSEGGSVLPLIAAAAAFAAAYFTRSLLITVVTGMAVIALLRYAASLL, encoded by the coding sequence ATGGAAGTAAGATGGAGCTTTCTCTTGATGCTGGCGGGAGCGGCGCTCGTTACCTTGATACCGCGGGTGCTGCCGCTTATCGTCCTGAGCAAGAAGCCGCTGCCGGAATGGGGGCAGAACTGGTTGAGCCACATCCCGATCGCGGTTATGTCGGCGCTTCTGGCTCAGGAGCTGTTCGTCGGCAGCGAAGGCGGCTCCGTGCTGCCGCTCATTGCCGCCGCGGCCGCCTTCGCCGCCGCATACTTCACCCGGAGCTTGCTCATTACCGTCGTTACCGGGATGGCAGTCATTGCGCTGCTCCGCTATGCCGCCTCCTTGCTGTAG
- a CDS encoding DUF2642 domain-containing protein, with the protein MTEKKPAHKPPAEKEKPPAKPPAKPHHVQTCLHPIVQPAYVNHQPAACTPICTTPAVPQPTDYVTCLDPVFLDHLSRHQGQRITVRTTAETLEGVLASVAVDHIQLNRHDKAFHIRTAQIVYFEGLPISYL; encoded by the coding sequence ATGACCGAGAAGAAGCCCGCACACAAACCGCCTGCCGAGAAAGAAAAACCGCCAGCCAAACCGCCAGCCAAGCCGCATCATGTTCAGACTTGCCTTCACCCGATCGTGCAGCCTGCTTATGTCAATCATCAACCGGCCGCGTGCACTCCGATTTGCACGACGCCGGCCGTGCCGCAGCCAACCGATTACGTGACTTGTCTGGATCCGGTATTCCTGGACCATCTGAGCCGGCATCAAGGCCAGCGCATTACCGTCCGGACGACAGCAGAGACGCTGGAAGGCGTATTAGCCAGCGTCGCGGTCGATCATATTCAATTGAATCGGCATGACAAGGCGTTCCATATCCGGACCGCTCAGATTGTCTATTTCGAGGGGCTGCCGATATCTTATTTATGA
- a CDS encoding pentapeptide repeat-containing protein, translated as MDELKIDAPKLPRELSELLLPHGMLYDEDVFREGVIKDCVIEQQKVDRVTFDKVVLRNAAFAETALSRMEMIDVVLDRCDLSNIDFSGAIIHRAEFRHCKLIGIDLMEATLRNVRFTGCNASYANFRFANMKQVQFQECLLVHADLYSSTVLQTQFENCDLDQAQLSGTKLAGIDLSACTFTALGAGLDDLQGCIISPEQAAVFAAQFGLQIKE; from the coding sequence GTGGATGAGTTGAAAATCGACGCTCCCAAATTGCCGCGGGAGTTGTCTGAACTACTTTTGCCGCACGGCATGCTTTATGATGAAGACGTGTTCCGCGAAGGTGTGATCAAGGATTGTGTCATCGAACAGCAGAAAGTTGATCGGGTCACCTTCGACAAGGTGGTATTGCGGAATGCCGCGTTTGCGGAGACCGCTCTGTCGCGGATGGAGATGATCGATGTCGTACTCGACAGATGCGATTTGTCGAACATCGATTTCAGCGGGGCCATCATTCATCGCGCTGAATTCCGCCATTGCAAGCTTATCGGCATCGACTTGATGGAGGCGACGCTCCGCAATGTGCGGTTCACCGGCTGCAATGCCAGCTATGCGAATTTCCGGTTCGCGAATATGAAGCAGGTTCAGTTTCAGGAATGCTTGCTGGTTCATGCGGATTTGTACAGCTCGACCGTCCTGCAGACACAATTCGAGAACTGCGATCTCGATCAGGCGCAATTATCGGGCACGAAGCTGGCCGGCATCGATCTGAGCGCGTGCACGTTCACGGCGCTGGGCGCCGGTCTGGACGACTTGCAGGGCTGCATCATCTCTCCGGAGCAAGCTGCTGTCTTCGCCGCCCAGTTCGGCCTGCAGATTAAGGAGTAG
- a CDS encoding C40 family peptidase produces MNNMKNQRIVKTVTGISLSFFIALSGTVMAAPQPAQAASASASTVADNVIATGKAFLGVPYHFGAKSGRTDQFDCSSFTQYVFKKHGIELPRSSREQATAGVKVSKNELQPGDLVFSDTNRDGKINHVSIYMGEDKLLHTYKVGVGVTISDFSGSSWDKTFVTARRVITSPTSEASAPAQDRNAEESYDQQAPAEEYQWNWR; encoded by the coding sequence ATGAACAACATGAAGAATCAACGCATTGTCAAAACGGTAACGGGAATCAGCCTTAGCTTTTTTATAGCCTTGTCAGGCACGGTAATGGCAGCCCCTCAACCAGCCCAAGCGGCCTCCGCGTCCGCTTCCACGGTAGCGGATAATGTTATTGCGACAGGAAAAGCCTTTCTCGGCGTTCCTTATCATTTCGGAGCTAAATCCGGCCGAACCGATCAATTCGATTGCTCTTCGTTCACGCAGTATGTGTTCAAGAAGCATGGCATCGAGCTTCCGCGCTCTTCGCGGGAGCAAGCGACCGCGGGCGTTAAAGTCTCCAAGAACGAACTTCAGCCGGGCGATCTTGTCTTTTCCGATACGAACCGGGACGGGAAGATTAACCACGTATCCATTTACATGGGTGAGGACAAGCTTCTTCACACCTATAAAGTCGGTGTCGGCGTAACGATTTCCGATTTTTCCGGCAGCTCCTGGGACAAGACGTTCGTGACTGCGCGACGCGTCATTACCTCCCCTACATCCGAAGCTTCTGCCCCGGCTCAAGATCGTAACGCGGAAGAGAGCTACGATCAGCAAGCTCCTGCCGAGGAATACCAATGGAATTGGCGATAA
- a CDS encoding carboxymuconolactone decarboxylase family protein, protein MEFRMVLDEVNPAAYEAMMGLESFVMTCGLDPSIIELIKLRVSQMNRSSVCMNINGRTLYDKGDNFERIVLLDVWRDVPNYSSQEKAALELAEHITRVAELGVPDYVYEQVRAHFTEQQYVNLVMAINAINCWNRLEIAAGMTPGCAMEK, encoded by the coding sequence ATGGAATTCAGAATGGTTCTCGATGAAGTCAATCCTGCTGCATACGAGGCGATGATGGGCCTTGAGTCGTTTGTGATGACATGCGGTTTGGATCCGTCCATCATTGAGCTAATCAAGCTAAGGGTGTCACAAATGAATCGCAGCTCCGTGTGCATGAATATAAACGGCAGAACTCTTTATGACAAAGGAGACAATTTCGAGCGGATTGTACTCCTGGATGTGTGGCGCGACGTGCCTAATTACAGCAGCCAGGAGAAAGCGGCGCTTGAGCTGGCGGAGCATATTACGCGAGTCGCCGAGCTGGGGGTCCCTGATTATGTATATGAACAAGTCCGTGCTCATTTTACTGAGCAACAGTACGTGAATCTCGTAATGGCCATCAATGCCATCAATTGTTGGAACCGGCTCGAAATTGCGGCCGGCATGACACCTGGATGCGCAATGGAAAAATAA
- a CDS encoding VOC family protein, which yields MSVDAYLNFNGNCREAVEFYAEVFGTDKPQIMTFGDTPPHPDFTLPEEAKHLVMHARLNILGSNVMFSDVFPGMPFTVGNNISLAAICENEDQLQSIYDKLQAGGKVVMELQETFWSKRYGQVEDRFGILWQLNLGEGGDMEAYER from the coding sequence ATGTCCGTAGATGCATATTTGAATTTTAACGGGAACTGCCGGGAAGCCGTCGAGTTCTATGCTGAGGTGTTCGGCACAGACAAGCCGCAGATCATGACCTTTGGCGACACGCCGCCCCACCCGGACTTTACGCTTCCGGAGGAAGCCAAGCATCTCGTTATGCATGCCCGTCTCAACATATTGGGCAGCAACGTCATGTTCTCGGACGTCTTCCCGGGAATGCCATTCACTGTCGGCAACAATATCAGCCTGGCTGCGATTTGCGAGAACGAGGACCAGCTCCAGTCGATTTACGACAAGCTGCAGGCCGGCGGCAAGGTCGTCATGGAGCTGCAGGAGACATTCTGGAGCAAACGCTACGGACAAGTGGAAGATCGGTTCGGAATTTTGTGGCAGCTTAACCTCGGCGAAGGCGGGGATATGGAAGCCTACGAGCGGTAA
- a CDS encoding MFS transporter: MSDTSLHQYRNFNVLYASTFIVTMGGQIYSFILPLFIYEWSQSALAMSTMRVMDFVPNVLLGMLAGVMVDRMNRQKMMTWTSFLQAGLAALLVLLLWLNALHLWQLYLLGFLLSTVSYTFGNAKHAIMPQLFPRERMTDIQARFSLLGTVLSIIGPSIAGFLIIWLAYEWMFLIYAISLVLLWVTVLLLDPVPSPECAREQTLWQDMKEGMSELFGNKTLLPPTITILFTNLATSFVIGVLVFYTVDQLGATSKEVGWMFSISAFGGIAGAKGQKLLRKKWTRGAIFHAMLCIDAVVLCLFFFAGAWWQLAILLACRTCTTVIVNIIYLAIRQESTPNHLLGRVAGTSSMFMKLVLPLGLLLSGLWADHLPIPWLFLIASAIVALLAFYLSKGTFRTTR, from the coding sequence ATGTCAGATACATCGCTGCATCAATATCGGAATTTCAATGTGTTATATGCCAGCACGTTCATTGTAACGATGGGCGGCCAGATCTACAGCTTTATCCTGCCGCTGTTTATTTATGAATGGTCCCAATCCGCACTCGCCATGAGTACGATGCGCGTGATGGATTTTGTGCCGAACGTGCTGCTCGGCATGCTCGCCGGGGTAATGGTCGACCGGATGAACCGGCAGAAGATGATGACGTGGACCAGTTTCCTTCAAGCCGGACTCGCTGCGCTCCTCGTACTTCTCCTGTGGCTGAATGCGCTCCATCTGTGGCAGCTGTATCTGCTCGGCTTCCTGCTCTCGACCGTCAGCTACACCTTCGGCAACGCGAAGCATGCGATTATGCCGCAGTTATTTCCCCGGGAGAGGATGACCGATATTCAGGCCCGGTTCTCACTGCTGGGAACGGTACTCTCGATTATCGGACCGTCCATCGCCGGCTTCCTAATCATTTGGCTGGCTTATGAGTGGATGTTCCTTATTTATGCGATAAGCCTGGTTCTCTTATGGGTGACTGTCTTGCTGCTGGATCCGGTGCCATCGCCTGAATGTGCGCGCGAACAGACCCTTTGGCAAGATATGAAGGAAGGGATGAGCGAGCTGTTCGGCAATAAGACATTGCTTCCGCCGACAATCACCATCTTGTTCACGAATTTGGCCACGAGCTTCGTCATCGGCGTTCTCGTCTTTTACACGGTAGATCAGTTGGGAGCGACATCGAAGGAGGTCGGCTGGATGTTCTCCATCTCGGCGTTCGGGGGGATTGCCGGGGCGAAGGGACAGAAGCTGCTGCGCAAGAAATGGACAAGAGGCGCCATTTTTCATGCCATGCTCTGCATCGATGCGGTTGTGCTCTGCTTATTTTTCTTCGCAGGAGCTTGGTGGCAGCTCGCGATCCTGTTAGCCTGCCGAACCTGCACCACCGTCATCGTCAATATCATTTATTTGGCGATTCGCCAGGAGTCGACGCCGAATCATTTACTCGGACGCGTCGCAGGCACCTCTTCGATGTTCATGAAGCTGGTCTTGCCGCTCGGCTTGCTCTTGTCAGGCCTATGGGCGGACCATCTGCCGATTCCCTGGCTGTTCCTCATCGCAAGCGCCATCGTCGCCTTGCTTGCTTTCTATCTCTCCAAGGGAACATTTCGAACAACCAGGTAA
- a CDS encoding YjcZ family sporulation protein gives MSDVGGIGCKGIGHFTSIGVILVLFILLVIVSRACIY, from the coding sequence ATGAGTGATGTTGGCGGAATTGGATGCAAAGGCATCGGTCATTTTACTTCTATAGGCGTTATCTTGGTCCTGTTCATTTTATTGGTCATCGTCTCGCGTGCTTGTATTTATTAA
- a CDS encoding ArsR/SmtB family transcription factor has protein sequence MSSSAAKYDVFQAIADPTRREVLRLLADKEMPISQITRHFPISRTAIAKHLHILTEAELVSGRKVGREKIYRLHPEPLTELKDWLSFYERFWSNKLSILKHVVEQETNPGLRVVEAEEKDRH, from the coding sequence GTGTCATCGTCTGCGGCCAAGTACGATGTGTTTCAGGCTATCGCCGACCCAACCCGCAGGGAAGTTCTTCGCTTGTTGGCGGACAAGGAAATGCCGATTTCCCAGATTACGAGACATTTTCCGATCAGCCGCACCGCCATTGCCAAGCATCTTCATATTCTGACCGAAGCCGAACTGGTCAGCGGGCGGAAGGTGGGCCGGGAGAAGATCTACCGGCTGCATCCGGAGCCGCTAACGGAGCTGAAGGATTGGCTCTCCTTCTACGAGCGCTTCTGGAGCAACAAGCTGTCCATCCTGAAGCATGTCGTGGAGCAAGAGACGAATCCCGGCTTGCGAGTGGTGGAAGCGGAGGAGAAGGACAGGCACTGA
- a CDS encoding MerR family transcriptional regulator gives MIPIQDVTKKTGITVRTLRYYDQIGLLNPAGKTPGGHRLYSDEDLMRLKHIQFLKQMGFRLQEIDEMLAIHDLDWSASLNNQLAYVLEEQEKLKQMEMHLRELIHSMAVEGDAKGNAIQKLIQLSGRSQETRRKYRKLLFQEHEQNLMSRLPRVDGSDPDSLEWLGLIAQLRKHMDAGPDSPQVQRIIRRIAEKSEESFPGEEEFLDKLWEIRKCPEQSAQVGMYPLEPELLELFEQAYNLYIASEDARQLKQEAGS, from the coding sequence ATGATTCCGATTCAAGATGTGACCAAAAAGACCGGCATCACCGTCCGGACGCTTCGCTATTACGATCAAATCGGGCTCTTGAACCCGGCAGGCAAGACGCCCGGCGGACATCGGCTCTATTCGGATGAGGATCTGATGAGATTGAAGCATATTCAATTTTTGAAGCAGATGGGCTTCCGCTTGCAGGAGATCGATGAAATGCTCGCCATCCATGACCTCGATTGGTCGGCCAGTCTGAACAATCAGCTGGCCTATGTGCTGGAAGAGCAAGAGAAGCTCAAGCAGATGGAGATGCATCTGCGCGAGCTCATTCACAGTATGGCTGTCGAAGGGGATGCGAAGGGCAATGCAATTCAAAAGCTGATTCAATTGTCCGGACGCAGTCAGGAGACGCGCCGGAAATACCGCAAGCTCCTCTTCCAGGAGCATGAGCAAAATCTGATGTCGCGCCTGCCGAGAGTGGATGGCAGCGATCCCGACTCGCTGGAGTGGCTCGGGCTCATCGCCCAGCTCCGCAAGCATATGGATGCCGGACCGGACTCGCCTCAGGTGCAGCGCATTATTCGAAGAATTGCCGAGAAGAGCGAGGAATCATTTCCAGGAGAAGAGGAATTTCTCGATAAACTGTGGGAAATCCGGAAGTGCCCGGAGCAATCCGCCCAAGTCGGGATGTATCCCCTGGAGCCTGAGCTGCTAGAGCTGTTCGAGCAGGCGTATAACCTCTATATCGCCAGCGAAGACGCCCGGCAGCTGAAGCAGGAGGCGGGTTCATAA
- a CDS encoding MarR family winged helix-turn-helix transcriptional regulator, whose protein sequence is MTEENRLFRSIGFVMGMTYRKVSTMFQHRLKKYDITPEQWTILYQISRADGLIQKDIAERSGKDRPTTTRILDHLEAKGFVFKTPGEHDRRSFLVRITERGKALIEQTSPIEQQMIQDIKQCMSDDEYELLIELLLRVNSHVNELADRE, encoded by the coding sequence TTGACTGAAGAGAACCGTCTGTTCCGTTCCATCGGCTTCGTGATGGGCATGACCTACCGCAAGGTGTCGACAATGTTCCAGCACCGCTTGAAGAAGTACGACATCACGCCGGAGCAATGGACCATCCTGTATCAGATTAGCCGGGCCGACGGCTTGATTCAAAAAGACATTGCCGAGCGATCGGGCAAAGACAGGCCGACGACGACGCGGATTCTCGATCATCTGGAAGCGAAGGGATTCGTGTTCAAGACACCGGGAGAGCATGATCGCCGCTCCTTCCTCGTCCGCATTACCGAGCGGGGGAAGGCGCTGATCGAGCAAACATCGCCAATCGAGCAGCAAATGATTCAGGACATCAAGCAATGTATGTCGGATGACGAATATGAACTGCTCATCGAGCTTCTTCTCCGCGTCAACAGCCATGTGAATGAATTAGCAGACAGAGAATAA
- a CDS encoding CPBP family intramembrane glutamic endopeptidase: MSNNLIPPPRTNEQVKVPWNGIDVLFILVIWRLLLSAPVMNAAAVPLEYLGLLPAYARYTAAFLIHIIQLAVIGLVIIRKYQLTWTSFGFRRPTRKDWLQLLPWALFANLISLLVLWVTFTFLWSEGSSKAEPAESVGFILTLLMGAVVAPLVEEVVNRGVIYGYLRSRFGVLAGVIVSALIFGVGHAPELMLNAIVTGSLFALFYERRGTLWMPVMLHGVMNATVIFIFWLR; this comes from the coding sequence ATGAGCAACAACCTAATTCCCCCGCCTCGCACCAACGAACAAGTCAAGGTGCCATGGAATGGAATCGACGTGCTGTTTATTCTCGTTATATGGAGGCTGCTGCTGTCGGCTCCCGTCATGAACGCGGCCGCAGTTCCGCTGGAGTATCTGGGGCTCCTGCCCGCCTATGCCCGCTACACAGCTGCCTTCCTGATCCACATCATTCAACTCGCTGTTATCGGCCTCGTCATCATCCGCAAGTATCAATTAACCTGGACATCCTTCGGATTCCGCAGGCCAACGAGGAAGGACTGGCTGCAATTGCTGCCCTGGGCGCTCTTCGCCAATCTCATCTCATTGCTCGTGCTATGGGTTACATTTACGTTTCTGTGGTCGGAAGGCTCTTCCAAGGCGGAGCCGGCAGAATCGGTCGGCTTCATTCTAACATTACTTATGGGAGCTGTCGTTGCTCCATTGGTGGAAGAGGTCGTGAATCGAGGCGTAATCTACGGCTATTTGCGGAGCCGCTTCGGCGTCCTTGCCGGCGTCATCGTCAGCGCGCTTATTTTCGGGGTCGGCCATGCTCCAGAGCTGATGCTGAACGCTATAGTAACTGGCAGCCTGTTTGCGCTCTTTTATGAGAGGAGGGGAACCCTGTGGATGCCCGTTATGCTGCACGGCGTCATGAACGCCACCGTTATTTTTATTTTCTGGCTCCGATGA